One Alteromonas sp. KC3 DNA segment encodes these proteins:
- the fadD gene encoding long-chain-fatty-acid--CoA ligase FadD has translation MEKTWLKHYDPRVSAEIDADRYASVVDIFEQSVKKFKNKEAFINMGHSITFEELDTLSAQFAAYLQASGLKRGDAVAIMMPNLLQYPVAMFGILRAGMVVVNVNPLYTARELKHQLNDANAKAIVIVENFACTLEEVIAETNLQEVFLTALGDMLPAPKRWIVNAVVKYVKKMVPAFNLPETTSFTAAVKKGQSLEYKRPEIANTDLAFLQYTGGTTGVSKGAMLTHRNMVANLEQVSGILETVIEEGEDFVVTALPLYHIFALLANCLMFVKYGCRNLLITNPRDMPGFVSELSKYPFTILPGVNTLFNGLLNTPGFDELDFSKFKFGLGGGMAVQRPVAEKWEKVTGTVLLEGYGLTECSPVVAVNPPQIEAYKGAIGMPVPSTDIKLLDDDGNPVEKGEPGEMWVKGPQVMKGYLNRPEATEEVLKDGWLATGDIATIDDEGYLYIVDRKKDMILVSGFNVFPNEIEEVAAMHESIVEAAAVGVPHEVSGEVVKLFVVRNNESLTEKEVIAHCRNHLTGYKVPKQVVFKDDLPKTNVGKILRRELRD, from the coding sequence GTGGAAAAAACCTGGCTTAAGCATTATGACCCTCGTGTATCCGCAGAAATTGATGCAGATCGCTATGCGTCTGTTGTAGACATTTTCGAGCAGTCGGTTAAAAAGTTTAAAAATAAAGAAGCCTTCATTAACATGGGGCATTCTATTACCTTTGAAGAACTCGATACGTTGTCGGCGCAGTTTGCGGCTTATTTGCAAGCAAGTGGATTAAAGCGTGGCGATGCTGTGGCAATCATGATGCCAAACCTTCTTCAGTATCCTGTGGCTATGTTCGGGATTTTGCGTGCAGGTATGGTGGTTGTTAACGTAAACCCGCTTTACACTGCCCGCGAATTAAAACACCAACTTAACGATGCAAATGCAAAAGCCATCGTTATTGTTGAAAACTTCGCGTGTACATTAGAAGAAGTTATCGCAGAGACTAATCTACAAGAAGTCTTTCTTACTGCACTAGGTGACATGTTACCAGCGCCAAAACGCTGGATTGTTAATGCCGTAGTGAAGTACGTGAAAAAGATGGTTCCTGCTTTCAACTTGCCAGAGACTACATCTTTCACTGCTGCCGTTAAGAAAGGACAGTCGCTGGAATACAAGCGCCCTGAAATTGCAAATACTGACTTAGCATTTTTGCAATATACCGGTGGTACAACTGGCGTTTCAAAAGGCGCAATGTTGACGCATCGCAACATGGTAGCAAACCTTGAACAGGTTTCGGGTATTCTAGAAACAGTTATCGAGGAAGGGGAAGACTTTGTTGTTACGGCCCTGCCTCTTTATCATATATTCGCTTTGCTCGCGAACTGCCTAATGTTCGTAAAGTATGGTTGTCGCAACCTACTTATTACTAATCCGCGCGATATGCCAGGGTTTGTAAGCGAACTGAGCAAATACCCATTCACCATTTTGCCAGGTGTAAACACATTATTTAATGGCTTGTTAAACACCCCAGGGTTTGACGAACTTGATTTTAGCAAATTTAAGTTTGGTCTTGGCGGCGGTATGGCAGTCCAGCGCCCTGTGGCTGAAAAATGGGAAAAGGTTACCGGAACGGTATTGCTTGAAGGTTACGGCTTGACTGAGTGCTCTCCTGTTGTGGCGGTAAACCCTCCACAAATAGAAGCGTACAAAGGCGCTATTGGCATGCCTGTACCGTCAACGGATATTAAGCTGCTTGATGACGACGGAAACCCTGTTGAAAAAGGTGAGCCAGGCGAAATGTGGGTGAAAGGCCCACAAGTAATGAAAGGCTACCTGAATCGCCCTGAAGCAACAGAGGAAGTGTTGAAAGACGGTTGGCTGGCAACTGGTGACATTGCAACGATTGATGATGAAGGTTATCTGTATATTGTTGACCGTAAAAAGGATATGATCCTCGTATCGGGCTTTAACGTGTTCCCTAACGAAATAGAAGAAGTGGCTGCCATGCATGAAAGCATTGTAGAAGCTGCTGCAGTTGGGGTTCCACACGAAGTAAGTGGTGAAGTTGTTAAGTTATTTGTAGTACGCAACAATGAATCACTGACTGAAAAAGAGGTAATTGCGCACTGCCGTAATCACCTAACAGGTTACAAAGTACCTAAACAAGTTGTTTTCAAAGATGACTTACCTAAAACCAATGTAGGAAAAATTCTGCGTCGGGAGCTTAGAGACTAA
- a CDS encoding alpha/beta fold hydrolase, with translation MLETEFNAGPLQLAALDNQGSGPVVVGLHGYLDNAESLRPLSPYLQSYRFIALDLAGHGRSQHRPIGAQYNQADYIQDLYALIEENGWESVILLGHSLGGILATMFAALFPEKVSAVISIDACGPLTQPVTTTSEQMREAVLSRHTKRRNKLRIVDLDEAVKARCKVSDIPPDHARVILSRNLTQDAGGHCFWSSDPRLRTKSVLRLTEDQAENLMREIRCPVLFIGASNSFKHLETVFPKRAPWFKNAQYVQFVGGHHIHMENTDDVGLLIRQFVEQL, from the coding sequence ATGTTGGAAACAGAATTTAATGCTGGACCGTTGCAACTCGCTGCATTAGATAATCAAGGAAGTGGACCTGTTGTTGTTGGTCTTCATGGCTATCTAGATAATGCCGAGAGCTTGCGCCCTCTTTCTCCCTATTTGCAATCGTACCGATTTATTGCCTTAGATCTTGCTGGACATGGCCGTTCACAGCATCGGCCGATCGGTGCTCAGTATAATCAAGCTGACTATATTCAAGATTTGTATGCGCTTATTGAGGAAAATGGATGGGAGTCGGTCATACTATTAGGGCATTCATTGGGGGGAATATTGGCAACGATGTTCGCAGCTTTATTCCCAGAAAAAGTGTCAGCAGTAATCAGCATCGATGCGTGCGGCCCGCTCACTCAGCCTGTAACTACGACCTCTGAGCAAATGCGTGAGGCTGTGCTAAGTCGACACACAAAACGCCGTAACAAATTGCGAATTGTAGATTTGGACGAGGCGGTGAAGGCGCGATGCAAAGTCTCTGACATTCCACCTGACCACGCGCGAGTGATACTCTCACGTAATCTTACGCAAGATGCGGGTGGACATTGTTTTTGGTCCTCTGATCCAAGATTAAGAACTAAGTCGGTGCTGCGTCTTACTGAAGACCAAGCTGAAAACTTAATGAGAGAGATTCGATGCCCTGTACTATTTATCGGAGCATCGAACAGTTTTAAGCATTTAGAGACTGTTTTTCCTAAAAGAGCCCCGTGGTTCAAAAATGCACAATATGTGCAATTCGTAGGCGGTCACCATATTCATATGGAAAATACTGACGATGTAGGCCTACTAATTCGGCAATTTGTTGAGCAATTGTAA
- a CDS encoding Slp family lipoprotein, whose protein sequence is MSRFLLLLAVVVFSGCAIVPESIDVPEGTQLVSYSKAVTSGANAQGQKARWGGLIVGVENKPNLTLIELAQFPLNHYGKPNTGGETAGRFKVQIDGFVDPIVFEEGRAATFLGTLTAPTAGMVGEQPYIYPTIVADDYHMWRKRDVYEVDTFFFNYHTGWYSPFYGFYSPFYHPWGHPGFNRTRVIRYRSAPSKSAMPSRSQGRIMQSNDAGRSGEQSNYKRK, encoded by the coding sequence ATGTCTCGATTCTTGTTGCTACTCGCGGTTGTTGTTTTTTCTGGTTGTGCCATCGTTCCAGAGAGTATTGATGTACCTGAGGGTACTCAACTTGTTAGCTATTCAAAAGCAGTAACCTCAGGAGCCAACGCGCAAGGGCAGAAAGCGCGATGGGGTGGACTTATCGTAGGTGTCGAGAATAAGCCCAATTTAACCTTGATTGAGTTAGCTCAATTTCCGCTTAATCACTACGGTAAACCCAATACAGGTGGCGAAACTGCCGGGCGCTTTAAAGTACAGATTGATGGATTTGTTGATCCCATTGTATTTGAAGAAGGGCGAGCTGCGACGTTTTTAGGTACCTTAACGGCGCCAACGGCAGGGATGGTTGGTGAGCAGCCTTATATATATCCGACTATCGTTGCTGATGACTACCACATGTGGCGAAAGCGAGATGTTTACGAGGTAGATACCTTCTTTTTTAATTATCATACAGGTTGGTACTCACCATTTTATGGGTTTTACAGCCCGTTTTATCATCCTTGGGGACATCCCGGTTTTAACCGCACACGAGTCATAAGATATCGAAGCGCACCAAGTAAATCCGCAATGCCGAGCCGTTCTCAAGGTAGAATTATGCAAAGCAATGATGCCGGTCGCTCTGGCGAGCAATCAAACTACAAACGAAAATAA